The sequence CACCCAGGGACGAGCAGGAGCACTCAATGCCTCGTATGACCGCTGCCCGCGCGGCAGTCGAGATCCTCAAGCGCGAAGGCGTCAGCAACGCGTTCGGTGTGCCGGGCGCCGCGATCAACCCCTTCTACGCGGCCCTCAAGGCGGCCGGCGGTGTGCAGCACACGCTCGCCCGCCACGTCGAGGGCGCCTCCCACATGGCGGAGGGCTACACCAGGGCCCGGCCGGGGAACATCGGCGTCTGCATCGGTACGTCGGGGCCCGCCGGCACCGACATGATCACCGGCCTGTACTCCGCGATCGCGGACTCGATCCCGATCCTGTGCATCACCGGCCAGGCGCCGACCGCCGTCCTGCACAAGGAGGACTTCCAGGCCGTCGACATCGCCTCGATCGCCGCCCCGGTCACCAAGGCCGCGACGACCGTCCTGGAGGCCGCGCAGGTCCCGGGCGTCTTCCAGCAGGCGTTCCACCTGATGCGTACGGGCCGGCCCGGCCCGGTCCTCATCGACCTGCCGATCGACGTGCAGCTGACCGAGATCGAATTCGACCCCGACCTGTACGAGCCGCTGCCGGTGCACAAGCCCGCCGCGACCCGCAAGCAGATCGAGCGCGCTCTGGAGATGCTGAACGCCTCCGAGCGCCCGCTGCTCGTCGCGGGCGGCGGCATCATCAACGCCGACGCGTCGGAACTCCTCGTCGAGTTCGCCGAGTTGACCGGCGTCCCGGTCGTCCCGACCCTGATGGGCTGGGGCATCATCCCCGACGACCACGAGCTGAACGCCGGCATGGTCGGCCTCCAGACCTCGCACCGCTACGGCAACGCGAACTTCCTGGAGTCCGACTTCGTCCTCGGCATCGGCAACCGCTGGGCCAACCGCCACACCGGCAAGCTCGACGTCTACACGGCGGGCCGCACGTTCGTCCACGTCGACATCGAGCCCACCCAGATCGGCAAGATCTTCGCCCCGGACCTCGGCATCGCCTCCGACGCGAAGGCGGCCCTGGAACTGTTCGTCGAGGTCGCCCGCGAGTTGAAGGCGGCGGGGCGTCTGAAGGACCGCTCGGAGTGGGCGGCGTCCACGCAGGAGCGCCGCGCGACCCTGCAGCGCCGTACGCACTTCGACAACGTCCCGCTGAAGCCGCAGCGCGTGTACGAGGAGATGAACCGCGCGTTCGGCCCGGAGACCCGGTACGTCACGACGATCGGCCTCTCCCAGATCGCCGGCGCCCAGATGCTCCACGTGTACCGCCCGCGCCACTGGATCAACTGCGGCCAGGCGGGCCCGCTGGGCTGGACGATCCCGGCCGCGCTGGGCGTCGCCACGGCCGACCCCGAGGGCTCGG is a genomic window of Streptomyces sp. NBC_00708 containing:
- the gcl gene encoding glyoxylate carboligase, which codes for MTAARAAVEILKREGVSNAFGVPGAAINPFYAALKAAGGVQHTLARHVEGASHMAEGYTRARPGNIGVCIGTSGPAGTDMITGLYSAIADSIPILCITGQAPTAVLHKEDFQAVDIASIAAPVTKAATTVLEAAQVPGVFQQAFHLMRTGRPGPVLIDLPIDVQLTEIEFDPDLYEPLPVHKPAATRKQIERALEMLNASERPLLVAGGGIINADASELLVEFAELTGVPVVPTLMGWGIIPDDHELNAGMVGLQTSHRYGNANFLESDFVLGIGNRWANRHTGKLDVYTAGRTFVHVDIEPTQIGKIFAPDLGIASDAKAALELFVEVARELKAAGRLKDRSEWAASTQERRATLQRRTHFDNVPLKPQRVYEEMNRAFGPETRYVTTIGLSQIAGAQMLHVYRPRHWINCGQAGPLGWTIPAALGVATADPEGSVVALSGDYDFQFMLEELAVGAQHRIPYVHVLVNNSYLGLIRQAQRNFDIDFQVNLEFENLNSPELGVYGVDHVKVVEGLGCKAIRVTEPDALLPAFEEAKKLAAEHRVPVVVEAILERVTNIAMSGTDIASVNEFEDVATDPSHAPTAIRPFVGA